One window from the genome of Pempheris klunzingeri isolate RE-2024b chromosome 7, fPemKlu1.hap1, whole genome shotgun sequence encodes:
- the LOC139203630 gene encoding soluble lamin-associated protein of 75 kDa-like, with the protein MKNSESCFKESPRGKGSGMKFPVDFLAEVSQAELEQLARNYMNSLLYSNPDSPEHLILSDSTQVTIDISSVGFVPLYGSSDKQKILALFSPGDPFTAVALYLLDQWWPVDEILKTADPARDGTLEVQTVGERIVLYILNRVIYRAKEMSSEERPFLCHGEKDHAKILWNNGEAAGFYSVKPSGSSCNSFSTRSYQLPVMDSIFVRKCQRGKGFGLQMLEDFVLSFKEDCLGLRYPLTKSMYKVCETYLCQYPGDTGLLWEVESIGGPNQRSNIASKIQAMDMTKVSKSLSFTEESLVITDMTEKDVVMETIATQIKEAESLKCTVEIVEDLTVQRDTKDRGRSNASKQRKMGEKLTEDKSENIIRIEDIEAETPRKEQLHNISELLQTEGMFSVIPEEKGKDVVDTAPKEEATTMSDKQATVLASQDLEEADVTLAPKYEEPQVEDLTQDLNNTYHDSQITVENLASETEAAVDECHKENVAVLVVSEEVLEVNKKFETQMEVTERFEESVTQHEISLSRHATSQDVEAGKTGRTVVKAIKTVQSETRRQKSQRHKNPEEEVKEEATAQEGGRVLRGRTIKSNPTLKHKYGQSEELKKEVDEVAEENRQGEASVRNRYEESRNSDKGGVNDEEEGPAKETKALRKGKMCALATPCKSKQVHTQCQPEEEEEDGNPEKKEKAVQESPEHRGEKPQEEDVEEKDGMSFAGGESALGDAKQMKDALTKKAAVLEKEDNRVAAMDGIGTDTVEISLAEIEDTIPDSKDRKTKDQWKLSRKRKKTLRMRRCIN; encoded by the exons GTCACCATAGACATTTCCAGTGTAGGCTTTGTCCCATTGTATGGATCCAGTGATAAACAGAAGATCCTGGCCCTCTTCTCTCCCGGTGACCCATTCACTGCTGTGGCTCTGTACCTGCTGGACCAGTGGTGGCCAGTGGACGAGATTCTCAAGACTGCAGATCCTGCTCGAGATGGAACTTTGGAG GTGCAGACAGTAGGAGAGAGAATAGTTTTATACATCCTTAATCGTGTCATCTATAGAGCCAAGGAAATGAGCTCTGAGGAACGTCCCTTCCTCTGCCATGGAGAAAAAGATCATGCAAAAATCCTTTGGAATAATGGAGAGGCTGCTGGTTTCTACTCAGTCAAACCCTCAG gaAGTTCATGTAATTCTTTTTCAACCAGAAGCTATCAACTCCCGGTGATGGACTCCATATTTGTTAGAAAATGTCAGCGTGGTAAAGGCTTTGGCCTGCAGATGCTTGAGGACTTTGTGCTCAGTTTCAAAGAGGACTGTCTGGGGTTGAGGTACCCCCTCACAAAATCCATGTATAAAG TGTGTGAGACGTATCTGTGTCAGTACCCAGGAGACACAGGCCTGCTGTGGGAGGTAGAGAGCATAGGTGGGCCCAACCAGAGGTCCAATATTGCCAGCAAGATCCAGGCCATGGATATGACTA AAGTATCCAAGAGTCTCTCATTCACAGAGGAATCTCTTGTGATCACTGACATGACTGAGAAAGATGTGGTGATGGAGACAATTGCCACACAAATAAAAGAAGCGGAATCTCTCAAATGCACAGTTGAAATTGTG GAGGATTTGACAGTTCAGAGGGATACCAAAG ACCGGGGTAGGAGTAATGCCTCAAAACAAAGGAAGATGGGAGAAAAGCTCACAGAGGACAAGTCAGAAAATATTATTAG AATCGAGGATATTGAAGCAGAAACCCCTAGAAAGGAGCAACTACATAATATTTCTGAATTGTTGCAGACTGAG ggcATGTTCAGTGTGATTcctgaagaaaaaggaaaggatGTAGTTGATACTGCACCTAAAGAAGAAGCAACTACGATGTCAGACAAACAAGCCACTGTCCTAGCCTCACAAGACCTGGAAGAAGCTGATGTTACATTAGCACCAAAGTATGAGGAACCACAAGTAGAAGATCTAACACAGGATCTCAACAACACCTATCATGACTCACAGATAACCGTTGAGAATTTGGCATCagaaactgaggcagcagtggatGAGTGTCACAAGGAAAACGTTGCAGTGCTGGTAGTCTCTGAGGAAGTTTTAGAGGTAAACAAAAAATTTGAAACTCAAATGGAGGTCACTGAAAGGTTTGAAGAAAGCGTTACACAACATGAGATAAGTCTTTCAAGACATGCAACATCTCAGGATGTTGAAGctggaaaaacaggaagaactgTTGTAAAGGCTATAAAAACTGTACAGAGTGAAACCCGCAGACAGAAATCTCAGCGGCACAAAAATCCAGAGGAGGAGGTAAAGGAGGAAGCCACAGCccaggaaggagggagagttTTAAGAGGAAGAACCATTAAAAGCAACcccacactcaaacacaaatatgGACAAAGCGAAGAATTAAAGAAAGAGGTCGATGAAGTGGCAGAGGAGA ATAGACAGGGAGAAGCTTCTGTAAGGAACCGCTATGAAGAGTCACGTAATAGTGATAAGGGAGGCGTTAATGATGAGGAAGAAGGACcagcaaaagaaacaaaagctcTTAGAAAGGGAAAGATGTGTGCTCTTGCCACACCTTGTAAATCCAAACAAGTCCACACACAGTGTcagccagaggaagaggaagaagatggaaatccagaaaagaaagaaaaggcagtGCAGGAATCACCTGAACACAGAGGGGAGAAGCCTCAGGAAGAAGATGTTGAAGAGAAGGACGGCATGAGTTTTGCAGGGGGAGAATCTGCTTTAGGAGATGCAAAGCAGATGAAGGATGCCTTGACAAAGAAAGCAGCAGTGCTTGAAAAGGAGGATAACAGGGTGGCAGCTATGGATGGGATCGGCACTGACACAGTTGAGATTTCATTAGCTGAAATAGAAGACACAATCCCAG attcaaaagacagaaagaccAAGGACCAGTGGAAACtcagcagaaagaggaagaaaaccctgaggatgaggagatgTATCAATTGA